A stretch of the Hippocampus zosterae strain Florida chromosome 18, ASM2543408v3, whole genome shotgun sequence genome encodes the following:
- the st8sia5 gene encoding alpha-2,8-sialyltransferase 8E isoform X6: MLRRRIGYTDPSSGKDILGNRSLCFMFICAFGLVTLLQQILYGKNYIKSAQQFSRLKGDETGNWSGPVNFSDDGSLKPARNGRKRYLGNYDGPFEYNSTTCKEIRQEIMDVKVLTMVKTSDLFERWRNLQVCKWEQNKKETSNFKMSLSRCCNAPSFLFTTKRNTPAGTKLRYEVDTSGILPITTEVFKMFPDDMPYSKSQYKKCAVIGNGGIIKNSNCGKDIDSADFVFRCNIPPISEKYSSDVGTKTDLVTVNPSIITERFQKLEKWRRPFYDVLQNYENSSVVLPAFYNTRNTDVSFRVKYMLDDFDSQRGVFFFHPQYLLNVQRFWAVQGVRAKRLSSGLMLVTAALELCEEVHLYGFWAFPVNPSGIFVTHHYYDNVKPRPGFHAMPHEIFNFIHMHARGIVRVHTGPCT, encoded by the exons ATGCTGCGCCGCAGGATCGGATACACAGACCCGTCGTCGGGTAAAGACATCCTGGGCAATCGCTccctttgtttcatgtttatttgCGCCTTTGGACTGGTGACTCTGTTACAGCAAATTCTCTATGGGAAAAACTACATTAAGAG TGCGCAACAGTTTAGTCGACTCAAAGGGGACGAGACAGGAAATTGGAGCGGTCCCGTTAATTTCTCGGATGACGGATCTCTGAAGCCTGCCAGAAATGGAAGGAAAAG GTATTTGGGAAACTATGACGGGCCCTTTGAGTACAACTCGACAACATGCAAAGAGATCAGACAGGAGATTATGGATGTCAAAGTCCTGACAAT GGTCAAAACCTCTGATCTGTTTGAGAGATGGCGAAACCTGCAGGTGTGTAAGTGGGAGCAGAACAAGAAGGAGACCAGCAACTTCAA AATGTCGTTGTCTCGCTGCTGCAACGCTCCTTCTTTCCTGTTCACCACCAAAAGGAACACCCCCGCCGGAACGAAACTGAGGTATGAGGTGGACACCAGCGGCATACTTCCCATCACCACTGAAGTCTTCAAGATGTTCCCGGAT GATATGCCATATTCCAAATCCCAGTACAAGAAATGCGCCGTGATCGGAAACGGCGGCATCATCAAGAACAGTAACTGCGGAAAGGACATCGACTCGGCAGATTTTGTGTTCAG ATGCAATATACCGCCAATCAGCGAGAAATACTCATCTGATGTCGGCACAAAAACGGACCTGGTAACCGTGAATCCCAGCATCATCACCGAAAG GTTCCAGAAGCTGGAGAAATGGCGGCGTCCCTTCTATGACGTCCTACAGAACTACGAGAATTCGTCAGTGGTCCTCCCGGCGTTCTACAACACGCGCAACACGGACGTGTCCTTCCGGGTCAAGTACATGCTGGATGACTTTGACTCGCAGCGCGGCGTCTTCTTCTTCCACCCGCAGTACCTGCTCAACGTGCAGCGCTTCTGGGCGGTGCAGGGCGTGAGGGCCAAACGCCTCAGCAGCGGCCTTATGCTGGTCACCGCCGCCCTGGAGTTGTGCGAAGAGGTGCACCTTTACGGCTTCTGGGCCTTCCCCGTGAACCCGTCGGGCATCTTCGTCACGCATCACTACTACGACAACGTGAAGCCGCGACCGGGCTTCCACGCCATGCCGCACGAgatcttcaacttcattcacatGCACGCCCGCGGTATCGTGCGCGTGCACACGGGGCCGTGCACGTGA
- the st8sia5 gene encoding alpha-2,8-sialyltransferase 8E isoform X1 has product MLRRRIGYTDPSSGKDILGNRSLCFMFICAFGLVTLLQQILYGKNYIKSAQQFSRLKGDETGNWSGPVNFSDDGSLKPARNGRKRCFRQHFQPDSQISVIVTPCLADIKKKNKRSHRYLGNYDGPFEYNSTTCKEIRQEIMDVKVLTINNNRKIHGHGYPSSFHKSLCLSARVKTSDLFERWRNLQVCKWEQNKKETSNFKMSLSRCCNAPSFLFTTKRNTPAGTKLRYEVDTSGILPITTEVFKMFPDDMPYSKSQYKKCAVIGNGGIIKNSNCGKDIDSADFVFRCNIPPISEKYSSDVGTKTDLVTVNPSIITERFQKLEKWRRPFYDVLQNYENSSVVLPAFYNTRNTDVSFRVKYMLDDFDSQRGVFFFHPQYLLNVQRFWAVQGVRAKRLSSGLMLVTAALELCEEVHLYGFWAFPVNPSGIFVTHHYYDNVKPRPGFHAMPHEIFNFIHMHARGIVRVHTGPCT; this is encoded by the exons ATGCTGCGCCGCAGGATCGGATACACAGACCCGTCGTCGGGTAAAGACATCCTGGGCAATCGCTccctttgtttcatgtttatttgCGCCTTTGGACTGGTGACTCTGTTACAGCAAATTCTCTATGGGAAAAACTACATTAAGAG TGCGCAACAGTTTAGTCGACTCAAAGGGGACGAGACAGGAAATTGGAGCGGTCCCGTTAATTTCTCGGATGACGGATCTCTGAAGCCTGCCAGAAATGGAAGGAAAAG ATGTTTCCGTCAGCATTTTCAGCCAGATTCACAGATCTCCGTAATAGTCACACCCTGCCTAGCCGAtattaagaagaaaaacaaacgctCTCACAG GTATTTGGGAAACTATGACGGGCCCTTTGAGTACAACTCGACAACATGCAAAGAGATCAGACAGGAGATTATGGATGTCAAAGTCCTGACAAT AAACAATAATCGGAAAATACACGGTCATGGCTATCCTTCTTCATTCCACAAGTCTCTCTGCCTGTCTGCCAGGGTCAAAACCTCTGATCTGTTTGAGAGATGGCGAAACCTGCAGGTGTGTAAGTGGGAGCAGAACAAGAAGGAGACCAGCAACTTCAA AATGTCGTTGTCTCGCTGCTGCAACGCTCCTTCTTTCCTGTTCACCACCAAAAGGAACACCCCCGCCGGAACGAAACTGAGGTATGAGGTGGACACCAGCGGCATACTTCCCATCACCACTGAAGTCTTCAAGATGTTCCCGGAT GATATGCCATATTCCAAATCCCAGTACAAGAAATGCGCCGTGATCGGAAACGGCGGCATCATCAAGAACAGTAACTGCGGAAAGGACATCGACTCGGCAGATTTTGTGTTCAG ATGCAATATACCGCCAATCAGCGAGAAATACTCATCTGATGTCGGCACAAAAACGGACCTGGTAACCGTGAATCCCAGCATCATCACCGAAAG GTTCCAGAAGCTGGAGAAATGGCGGCGTCCCTTCTATGACGTCCTACAGAACTACGAGAATTCGTCAGTGGTCCTCCCGGCGTTCTACAACACGCGCAACACGGACGTGTCCTTCCGGGTCAAGTACATGCTGGATGACTTTGACTCGCAGCGCGGCGTCTTCTTCTTCCACCCGCAGTACCTGCTCAACGTGCAGCGCTTCTGGGCGGTGCAGGGCGTGAGGGCCAAACGCCTCAGCAGCGGCCTTATGCTGGTCACCGCCGCCCTGGAGTTGTGCGAAGAGGTGCACCTTTACGGCTTCTGGGCCTTCCCCGTGAACCCGTCGGGCATCTTCGTCACGCATCACTACTACGACAACGTGAAGCCGCGACCGGGCTTCCACGCCATGCCGCACGAgatcttcaacttcattcacatGCACGCCCGCGGTATCGTGCGCGTGCACACGGGGCCGTGCACGTGA
- the st8sia5 gene encoding alpha-2,8-sialyltransferase 8E isoform X5 — translation MLRRRIGYTDPSSGKDILGNRSLCFMFICAFGLVTLLQQILYGKNYIKSAQQFSRLKGDETGNWSGPVNFSDDGSLKPARNGRKRCFRQHFQPDSQISVIVTPCLADIKKKNKRSHRYLGNYDGPFEYNSTTCKEIRQEIMDVKVLTMVKTSDLFERWRNLQVCKWEQNKKETSNFKNTPAGTKLRYEVDTSGILPITTEVFKMFPDDMPYSKSQYKKCAVIGNGGIIKNSNCGKDIDSADFVFRCNIPPISEKYSSDVGTKTDLVTVNPSIITERFQKLEKWRRPFYDVLQNYENSSVVLPAFYNTRNTDVSFRVKYMLDDFDSQRGVFFFHPQYLLNVQRFWAVQGVRAKRLSSGLMLVTAALELCEEVHLYGFWAFPVNPSGIFVTHHYYDNVKPRPGFHAMPHEIFNFIHMHARGIVRVHTGPCT, via the exons ATGCTGCGCCGCAGGATCGGATACACAGACCCGTCGTCGGGTAAAGACATCCTGGGCAATCGCTccctttgtttcatgtttatttgCGCCTTTGGACTGGTGACTCTGTTACAGCAAATTCTCTATGGGAAAAACTACATTAAGAG TGCGCAACAGTTTAGTCGACTCAAAGGGGACGAGACAGGAAATTGGAGCGGTCCCGTTAATTTCTCGGATGACGGATCTCTGAAGCCTGCCAGAAATGGAAGGAAAAG ATGTTTCCGTCAGCATTTTCAGCCAGATTCACAGATCTCCGTAATAGTCACACCCTGCCTAGCCGAtattaagaagaaaaacaaacgctCTCACAG GTATTTGGGAAACTATGACGGGCCCTTTGAGTACAACTCGACAACATGCAAAGAGATCAGACAGGAGATTATGGATGTCAAAGTCCTGACAAT GGTCAAAACCTCTGATCTGTTTGAGAGATGGCGAAACCTGCAGGTGTGTAAGTGGGAGCAGAACAAGAAGGAGACCAGCAACTTCAA GAACACCCCCGCCGGAACGAAACTGAGGTATGAGGTGGACACCAGCGGCATACTTCCCATCACCACTGAAGTCTTCAAGATGTTCCCGGAT GATATGCCATATTCCAAATCCCAGTACAAGAAATGCGCCGTGATCGGAAACGGCGGCATCATCAAGAACAGTAACTGCGGAAAGGACATCGACTCGGCAGATTTTGTGTTCAG ATGCAATATACCGCCAATCAGCGAGAAATACTCATCTGATGTCGGCACAAAAACGGACCTGGTAACCGTGAATCCCAGCATCATCACCGAAAG GTTCCAGAAGCTGGAGAAATGGCGGCGTCCCTTCTATGACGTCCTACAGAACTACGAGAATTCGTCAGTGGTCCTCCCGGCGTTCTACAACACGCGCAACACGGACGTGTCCTTCCGGGTCAAGTACATGCTGGATGACTTTGACTCGCAGCGCGGCGTCTTCTTCTTCCACCCGCAGTACCTGCTCAACGTGCAGCGCTTCTGGGCGGTGCAGGGCGTGAGGGCCAAACGCCTCAGCAGCGGCCTTATGCTGGTCACCGCCGCCCTGGAGTTGTGCGAAGAGGTGCACCTTTACGGCTTCTGGGCCTTCCCCGTGAACCCGTCGGGCATCTTCGTCACGCATCACTACTACGACAACGTGAAGCCGCGACCGGGCTTCCACGCCATGCCGCACGAgatcttcaacttcattcacatGCACGCCCGCGGTATCGTGCGCGTGCACACGGGGCCGTGCACGTGA
- the st8sia5 gene encoding alpha-2,8-sialyltransferase 8E isoform X2 gives MLRRRIGYTDPSSGKDILGNRSLCFMFICAFGLVTLLQQILYGKNYIKSAQQFSRLKGDETGNWSGPVNFSDDGSLKPARNGRKRCFRQHFQPDSQISVIVTPCLADIKKKNKRSHRYLGNYDGPFEYNSTTCKEIRQEIMDVKVLTINNNRKIHGHGYPSSFHKSLCLSARVKTSDLFERWRNLQVCKWEQNKKETSNFKNTPAGTKLRYEVDTSGILPITTEVFKMFPDDMPYSKSQYKKCAVIGNGGIIKNSNCGKDIDSADFVFRCNIPPISEKYSSDVGTKTDLVTVNPSIITERFQKLEKWRRPFYDVLQNYENSSVVLPAFYNTRNTDVSFRVKYMLDDFDSQRGVFFFHPQYLLNVQRFWAVQGVRAKRLSSGLMLVTAALELCEEVHLYGFWAFPVNPSGIFVTHHYYDNVKPRPGFHAMPHEIFNFIHMHARGIVRVHTGPCT, from the exons ATGCTGCGCCGCAGGATCGGATACACAGACCCGTCGTCGGGTAAAGACATCCTGGGCAATCGCTccctttgtttcatgtttatttgCGCCTTTGGACTGGTGACTCTGTTACAGCAAATTCTCTATGGGAAAAACTACATTAAGAG TGCGCAACAGTTTAGTCGACTCAAAGGGGACGAGACAGGAAATTGGAGCGGTCCCGTTAATTTCTCGGATGACGGATCTCTGAAGCCTGCCAGAAATGGAAGGAAAAG ATGTTTCCGTCAGCATTTTCAGCCAGATTCACAGATCTCCGTAATAGTCACACCCTGCCTAGCCGAtattaagaagaaaaacaaacgctCTCACAG GTATTTGGGAAACTATGACGGGCCCTTTGAGTACAACTCGACAACATGCAAAGAGATCAGACAGGAGATTATGGATGTCAAAGTCCTGACAAT AAACAATAATCGGAAAATACACGGTCATGGCTATCCTTCTTCATTCCACAAGTCTCTCTGCCTGTCTGCCAGGGTCAAAACCTCTGATCTGTTTGAGAGATGGCGAAACCTGCAGGTGTGTAAGTGGGAGCAGAACAAGAAGGAGACCAGCAACTTCAA GAACACCCCCGCCGGAACGAAACTGAGGTATGAGGTGGACACCAGCGGCATACTTCCCATCACCACTGAAGTCTTCAAGATGTTCCCGGAT GATATGCCATATTCCAAATCCCAGTACAAGAAATGCGCCGTGATCGGAAACGGCGGCATCATCAAGAACAGTAACTGCGGAAAGGACATCGACTCGGCAGATTTTGTGTTCAG ATGCAATATACCGCCAATCAGCGAGAAATACTCATCTGATGTCGGCACAAAAACGGACCTGGTAACCGTGAATCCCAGCATCATCACCGAAAG GTTCCAGAAGCTGGAGAAATGGCGGCGTCCCTTCTATGACGTCCTACAGAACTACGAGAATTCGTCAGTGGTCCTCCCGGCGTTCTACAACACGCGCAACACGGACGTGTCCTTCCGGGTCAAGTACATGCTGGATGACTTTGACTCGCAGCGCGGCGTCTTCTTCTTCCACCCGCAGTACCTGCTCAACGTGCAGCGCTTCTGGGCGGTGCAGGGCGTGAGGGCCAAACGCCTCAGCAGCGGCCTTATGCTGGTCACCGCCGCCCTGGAGTTGTGCGAAGAGGTGCACCTTTACGGCTTCTGGGCCTTCCCCGTGAACCCGTCGGGCATCTTCGTCACGCATCACTACTACGACAACGTGAAGCCGCGACCGGGCTTCCACGCCATGCCGCACGAgatcttcaacttcattcacatGCACGCCCGCGGTATCGTGCGCGTGCACACGGGGCCGTGCACGTGA
- the st8sia5 gene encoding alpha-2,8-sialyltransferase 8E isoform X7 translates to MLRRRIGYTDPSSGKDILGNRSLCFMFICAFGLVTLLQQILYGKNYIKRYLGNYDGPFEYNSTTCKEIRQEIMDVKVLTINNNRKIHGHGYPSSFHKSLCLSARVKTSDLFERWRNLQVCKWEQNKKETSNFKMSLSRCCNAPSFLFTTKRNTPAGTKLRYEVDTSGILPITTEVFKMFPDDMPYSKSQYKKCAVIGNGGIIKNSNCGKDIDSADFVFRCNIPPISEKYSSDVGTKTDLVTVNPSIITERFQKLEKWRRPFYDVLQNYENSSVVLPAFYNTRNTDVSFRVKYMLDDFDSQRGVFFFHPQYLLNVQRFWAVQGVRAKRLSSGLMLVTAALELCEEVHLYGFWAFPVNPSGIFVTHHYYDNVKPRPGFHAMPHEIFNFIHMHARGIVRVHTGPCT, encoded by the exons ATGCTGCGCCGCAGGATCGGATACACAGACCCGTCGTCGGGTAAAGACATCCTGGGCAATCGCTccctttgtttcatgtttatttgCGCCTTTGGACTGGTGACTCTGTTACAGCAAATTCTCTATGGGAAAAACTACATTAAGAG GTATTTGGGAAACTATGACGGGCCCTTTGAGTACAACTCGACAACATGCAAAGAGATCAGACAGGAGATTATGGATGTCAAAGTCCTGACAAT AAACAATAATCGGAAAATACACGGTCATGGCTATCCTTCTTCATTCCACAAGTCTCTCTGCCTGTCTGCCAGGGTCAAAACCTCTGATCTGTTTGAGAGATGGCGAAACCTGCAGGTGTGTAAGTGGGAGCAGAACAAGAAGGAGACCAGCAACTTCAA AATGTCGTTGTCTCGCTGCTGCAACGCTCCTTCTTTCCTGTTCACCACCAAAAGGAACACCCCCGCCGGAACGAAACTGAGGTATGAGGTGGACACCAGCGGCATACTTCCCATCACCACTGAAGTCTTCAAGATGTTCCCGGAT GATATGCCATATTCCAAATCCCAGTACAAGAAATGCGCCGTGATCGGAAACGGCGGCATCATCAAGAACAGTAACTGCGGAAAGGACATCGACTCGGCAGATTTTGTGTTCAG ATGCAATATACCGCCAATCAGCGAGAAATACTCATCTGATGTCGGCACAAAAACGGACCTGGTAACCGTGAATCCCAGCATCATCACCGAAAG GTTCCAGAAGCTGGAGAAATGGCGGCGTCCCTTCTATGACGTCCTACAGAACTACGAGAATTCGTCAGTGGTCCTCCCGGCGTTCTACAACACGCGCAACACGGACGTGTCCTTCCGGGTCAAGTACATGCTGGATGACTTTGACTCGCAGCGCGGCGTCTTCTTCTTCCACCCGCAGTACCTGCTCAACGTGCAGCGCTTCTGGGCGGTGCAGGGCGTGAGGGCCAAACGCCTCAGCAGCGGCCTTATGCTGGTCACCGCCGCCCTGGAGTTGTGCGAAGAGGTGCACCTTTACGGCTTCTGGGCCTTCCCCGTGAACCCGTCGGGCATCTTCGTCACGCATCACTACTACGACAACGTGAAGCCGCGACCGGGCTTCCACGCCATGCCGCACGAgatcttcaacttcattcacatGCACGCCCGCGGTATCGTGCGCGTGCACACGGGGCCGTGCACGTGA
- the st8sia5 gene encoding alpha-2,8-sialyltransferase 8E isoform X3, translating into MLRRRIGYTDPSSGKDILGNRSLCFMFICAFGLVTLLQQILYGKNYIKSAQQFSRLKGDETGNWSGPVNFSDDGSLKPARNGRKRCFRQHFQPDSQISVIVTPCLADIKKKNKRSHRYLGNYDGPFEYNSTTCKEIRQEIMDVKVLTMVKTSDLFERWRNLQVCKWEQNKKETSNFKMSLSRCCNAPSFLFTTKRNTPAGTKLRYEVDTSGILPITTEVFKMFPDDMPYSKSQYKKCAVIGNGGIIKNSNCGKDIDSADFVFRCNIPPISEKYSSDVGTKTDLVTVNPSIITERFQKLEKWRRPFYDVLQNYENSSVVLPAFYNTRNTDVSFRVKYMLDDFDSQRGVFFFHPQYLLNVQRFWAVQGVRAKRLSSGLMLVTAALELCEEVHLYGFWAFPVNPSGIFVTHHYYDNVKPRPGFHAMPHEIFNFIHMHARGIVRVHTGPCT; encoded by the exons ATGCTGCGCCGCAGGATCGGATACACAGACCCGTCGTCGGGTAAAGACATCCTGGGCAATCGCTccctttgtttcatgtttatttgCGCCTTTGGACTGGTGACTCTGTTACAGCAAATTCTCTATGGGAAAAACTACATTAAGAG TGCGCAACAGTTTAGTCGACTCAAAGGGGACGAGACAGGAAATTGGAGCGGTCCCGTTAATTTCTCGGATGACGGATCTCTGAAGCCTGCCAGAAATGGAAGGAAAAG ATGTTTCCGTCAGCATTTTCAGCCAGATTCACAGATCTCCGTAATAGTCACACCCTGCCTAGCCGAtattaagaagaaaaacaaacgctCTCACAG GTATTTGGGAAACTATGACGGGCCCTTTGAGTACAACTCGACAACATGCAAAGAGATCAGACAGGAGATTATGGATGTCAAAGTCCTGACAAT GGTCAAAACCTCTGATCTGTTTGAGAGATGGCGAAACCTGCAGGTGTGTAAGTGGGAGCAGAACAAGAAGGAGACCAGCAACTTCAA AATGTCGTTGTCTCGCTGCTGCAACGCTCCTTCTTTCCTGTTCACCACCAAAAGGAACACCCCCGCCGGAACGAAACTGAGGTATGAGGTGGACACCAGCGGCATACTTCCCATCACCACTGAAGTCTTCAAGATGTTCCCGGAT GATATGCCATATTCCAAATCCCAGTACAAGAAATGCGCCGTGATCGGAAACGGCGGCATCATCAAGAACAGTAACTGCGGAAAGGACATCGACTCGGCAGATTTTGTGTTCAG ATGCAATATACCGCCAATCAGCGAGAAATACTCATCTGATGTCGGCACAAAAACGGACCTGGTAACCGTGAATCCCAGCATCATCACCGAAAG GTTCCAGAAGCTGGAGAAATGGCGGCGTCCCTTCTATGACGTCCTACAGAACTACGAGAATTCGTCAGTGGTCCTCCCGGCGTTCTACAACACGCGCAACACGGACGTGTCCTTCCGGGTCAAGTACATGCTGGATGACTTTGACTCGCAGCGCGGCGTCTTCTTCTTCCACCCGCAGTACCTGCTCAACGTGCAGCGCTTCTGGGCGGTGCAGGGCGTGAGGGCCAAACGCCTCAGCAGCGGCCTTATGCTGGTCACCGCCGCCCTGGAGTTGTGCGAAGAGGTGCACCTTTACGGCTTCTGGGCCTTCCCCGTGAACCCGTCGGGCATCTTCGTCACGCATCACTACTACGACAACGTGAAGCCGCGACCGGGCTTCCACGCCATGCCGCACGAgatcttcaacttcattcacatGCACGCCCGCGGTATCGTGCGCGTGCACACGGGGCCGTGCACGTGA
- the st8sia5 gene encoding alpha-2,8-sialyltransferase 8E isoform X8, whose translation MLRRRIGYTDPSSGKDILGNRSLCFMFICAFGLVTLLQQILYGKNYIKRYLGNYDGPFEYNSTTCKEIRQEIMDVKVLTMVKTSDLFERWRNLQVCKWEQNKKETSNFKMSLSRCCNAPSFLFTTKRNTPAGTKLRYEVDTSGILPITTEVFKMFPDDMPYSKSQYKKCAVIGNGGIIKNSNCGKDIDSADFVFRCNIPPISEKYSSDVGTKTDLVTVNPSIITERFQKLEKWRRPFYDVLQNYENSSVVLPAFYNTRNTDVSFRVKYMLDDFDSQRGVFFFHPQYLLNVQRFWAVQGVRAKRLSSGLMLVTAALELCEEVHLYGFWAFPVNPSGIFVTHHYYDNVKPRPGFHAMPHEIFNFIHMHARGIVRVHTGPCT comes from the exons ATGCTGCGCCGCAGGATCGGATACACAGACCCGTCGTCGGGTAAAGACATCCTGGGCAATCGCTccctttgtttcatgtttatttgCGCCTTTGGACTGGTGACTCTGTTACAGCAAATTCTCTATGGGAAAAACTACATTAAGAG GTATTTGGGAAACTATGACGGGCCCTTTGAGTACAACTCGACAACATGCAAAGAGATCAGACAGGAGATTATGGATGTCAAAGTCCTGACAAT GGTCAAAACCTCTGATCTGTTTGAGAGATGGCGAAACCTGCAGGTGTGTAAGTGGGAGCAGAACAAGAAGGAGACCAGCAACTTCAA AATGTCGTTGTCTCGCTGCTGCAACGCTCCTTCTTTCCTGTTCACCACCAAAAGGAACACCCCCGCCGGAACGAAACTGAGGTATGAGGTGGACACCAGCGGCATACTTCCCATCACCACTGAAGTCTTCAAGATGTTCCCGGAT GATATGCCATATTCCAAATCCCAGTACAAGAAATGCGCCGTGATCGGAAACGGCGGCATCATCAAGAACAGTAACTGCGGAAAGGACATCGACTCGGCAGATTTTGTGTTCAG ATGCAATATACCGCCAATCAGCGAGAAATACTCATCTGATGTCGGCACAAAAACGGACCTGGTAACCGTGAATCCCAGCATCATCACCGAAAG GTTCCAGAAGCTGGAGAAATGGCGGCGTCCCTTCTATGACGTCCTACAGAACTACGAGAATTCGTCAGTGGTCCTCCCGGCGTTCTACAACACGCGCAACACGGACGTGTCCTTCCGGGTCAAGTACATGCTGGATGACTTTGACTCGCAGCGCGGCGTCTTCTTCTTCCACCCGCAGTACCTGCTCAACGTGCAGCGCTTCTGGGCGGTGCAGGGCGTGAGGGCCAAACGCCTCAGCAGCGGCCTTATGCTGGTCACCGCCGCCCTGGAGTTGTGCGAAGAGGTGCACCTTTACGGCTTCTGGGCCTTCCCCGTGAACCCGTCGGGCATCTTCGTCACGCATCACTACTACGACAACGTGAAGCCGCGACCGGGCTTCCACGCCATGCCGCACGAgatcttcaacttcattcacatGCACGCCCGCGGTATCGTGCGCGTGCACACGGGGCCGTGCACGTGA
- the st8sia5 gene encoding alpha-2,8-sialyltransferase 8E isoform X4, with protein MLRRRIGYTDPSSGKDILGNRSLCFMFICAFGLVTLLQQILYGKNYIKSAQQFSRLKGDETGNWSGPVNFSDDGSLKPARNGRKRYLGNYDGPFEYNSTTCKEIRQEIMDVKVLTINNNRKIHGHGYPSSFHKSLCLSARVKTSDLFERWRNLQVCKWEQNKKETSNFKMSLSRCCNAPSFLFTTKRNTPAGTKLRYEVDTSGILPITTEVFKMFPDDMPYSKSQYKKCAVIGNGGIIKNSNCGKDIDSADFVFRCNIPPISEKYSSDVGTKTDLVTVNPSIITERFQKLEKWRRPFYDVLQNYENSSVVLPAFYNTRNTDVSFRVKYMLDDFDSQRGVFFFHPQYLLNVQRFWAVQGVRAKRLSSGLMLVTAALELCEEVHLYGFWAFPVNPSGIFVTHHYYDNVKPRPGFHAMPHEIFNFIHMHARGIVRVHTGPCT; from the exons ATGCTGCGCCGCAGGATCGGATACACAGACCCGTCGTCGGGTAAAGACATCCTGGGCAATCGCTccctttgtttcatgtttatttgCGCCTTTGGACTGGTGACTCTGTTACAGCAAATTCTCTATGGGAAAAACTACATTAAGAG TGCGCAACAGTTTAGTCGACTCAAAGGGGACGAGACAGGAAATTGGAGCGGTCCCGTTAATTTCTCGGATGACGGATCTCTGAAGCCTGCCAGAAATGGAAGGAAAAG GTATTTGGGAAACTATGACGGGCCCTTTGAGTACAACTCGACAACATGCAAAGAGATCAGACAGGAGATTATGGATGTCAAAGTCCTGACAAT AAACAATAATCGGAAAATACACGGTCATGGCTATCCTTCTTCATTCCACAAGTCTCTCTGCCTGTCTGCCAGGGTCAAAACCTCTGATCTGTTTGAGAGATGGCGAAACCTGCAGGTGTGTAAGTGGGAGCAGAACAAGAAGGAGACCAGCAACTTCAA AATGTCGTTGTCTCGCTGCTGCAACGCTCCTTCTTTCCTGTTCACCACCAAAAGGAACACCCCCGCCGGAACGAAACTGAGGTATGAGGTGGACACCAGCGGCATACTTCCCATCACCACTGAAGTCTTCAAGATGTTCCCGGAT GATATGCCATATTCCAAATCCCAGTACAAGAAATGCGCCGTGATCGGAAACGGCGGCATCATCAAGAACAGTAACTGCGGAAAGGACATCGACTCGGCAGATTTTGTGTTCAG ATGCAATATACCGCCAATCAGCGAGAAATACTCATCTGATGTCGGCACAAAAACGGACCTGGTAACCGTGAATCCCAGCATCATCACCGAAAG GTTCCAGAAGCTGGAGAAATGGCGGCGTCCCTTCTATGACGTCCTACAGAACTACGAGAATTCGTCAGTGGTCCTCCCGGCGTTCTACAACACGCGCAACACGGACGTGTCCTTCCGGGTCAAGTACATGCTGGATGACTTTGACTCGCAGCGCGGCGTCTTCTTCTTCCACCCGCAGTACCTGCTCAACGTGCAGCGCTTCTGGGCGGTGCAGGGCGTGAGGGCCAAACGCCTCAGCAGCGGCCTTATGCTGGTCACCGCCGCCCTGGAGTTGTGCGAAGAGGTGCACCTTTACGGCTTCTGGGCCTTCCCCGTGAACCCGTCGGGCATCTTCGTCACGCATCACTACTACGACAACGTGAAGCCGCGACCGGGCTTCCACGCCATGCCGCACGAgatcttcaacttcattcacatGCACGCCCGCGGTATCGTGCGCGTGCACACGGGGCCGTGCACGTGA